GAGATCGTTTTGGGTATGAGTACTCTGATGAGTTGGTGGCGAGATTGACGCCCGCTCGTCGAAAGATTATTCGCCCGATTGAACCATCAAAGCCGCCGGTTGTGCAATATGAGTGAAAAGAAAATAAAAAATACTCGGATTCGGATCGCTGTATATGAGGGCGAAGGTGCTGGTCCAAGTTGCGCGGAACTTCTCGAAGTGCTCGGCAAGGCAAAGGGAAAGCCGGATTTCGAGATTTTCAGGATGGACGCTCTGGCAATTCGTGGGGGTAAGCTCTCGGAGGTGGATGTTCTCATCCAACCCGGTGGTAGCGGAGGAAAGCAGGGGCGTGCCCTGAAATCAAAGGGAAGAGAAGCAGTGCGGGAATTTGTAAAAGAGGGAGGCGGTTTTATCGGGATCTGTGCCGGAGCCTATCTTGCGACCAATGACTACCCGTGGTCTCTCGACTTGATAGATGCAAAGGTGATAGACCGAGAACACTGGGCGCGGGGCACTG
The DNA window shown above is from Gemmatimonadota bacterium and carries:
- a CDS encoding BPL-N domain-containing protein, giving the protein MSEKKIKNTRIRIAVYEGEGAGPSCAELLEVLGKAKGKPDFEIFRMDALAIRGGKLSEVDVLIQPGGSGGKQGRALKSKGREAVREFVKEGGGFIGICAGAYLATNDYPWSLDLIDAKVIDREHWARGTGIVTIELSSAAQDFFGIEEKTLQIFYGQGPLLGRRKSDDPLVPDYESLALYRTEIAKKGAPEGVMPGTSAIVRTQFEKGRVFCFSAHPEKTDALGYMVEKAVRWAAG